In Nothobranchius furzeri strain GRZ-AD chromosome 18, NfurGRZ-RIMD1, whole genome shotgun sequence, a single genomic region encodes these proteins:
- the rtn1a gene encoding reticulon-1a isoform X3, with protein sequence MQATADMTKKECCWSNWKGQAIDLLYWRNVKQSGAVFSSVLLLLFSLTQFSVVSVGAYLALAALSATISFRIYKSVLQAVQKTDEGHPFKAYLEMEIALSQDQISKYADKILLCSNTCMKELRRLFLVQDLIDSLKFAVLMWLLTYVGALFNGLTLLILAVVSMFTLPVVYEKHQAQIDQYVGLIRTQVNSVMGKIQAKIPGAKRKEE encoded by the exons CGATTGACCTCCTGTACTGGAGGAACGTGAAGCAGTCGGGCGCCGTGTTCAGCAGCGTGCTCCTGCTCCTGTTCTCTCTGACCCAGTTCAGCGTGGTCAGTGTGGGAGCGTACTTGGCCCTGGCGGCCCTCTCAGCCACCATCAGCTTCAGGATCTACAAGTCCGTGCTGCAGGCTGTGCAGAAGACTGATGAGGGACACCCATTCAA AGCTTATCTGGAGATGGAGATCGCTCTGTCTCAGGACCAGATTAGTAAATACGCAGACAAAATCCTGCTGTGCAGCAACACCTGCATGAAGGAGCTCCGCCGGCTGTTCCTTGTACAAGACCTGATTGACTCCTTGAAG TTTGCAGTTCTGATGTGGCTGCTGACCTACGTGGGTGCTCTCTTCAACGGCCTGACACTGCTCATCCTAG CTGTGGTCTCCATGTTCACCCTGCCTGTGGTTTATGAGAAACATCAG GCACAAATTGATCAATACGTGGGACTAATACGGACCCAGGTCAACTCCGTGATGGGGAA GATCCAGGCAAAGATCCCCGGGGCCAAGAGGAAGGAGGAGTAG
- the rtn1a gene encoding reticulon-1a isoform X4 produces the protein MGVAAIDLLYWRNVKQSGAVFSSVLLLLFSLTQFSVVSVGAYLALAALSATISFRIYKSVLQAVQKTDEGHPFKAYLEMEIALSQDQISKYADKILLCSNTCMKELRRLFLVQDLIDSLKFAVLMWLLTYVGALFNGLTLLILAVVSMFTLPVVYEKHQAQIDQYVGLIRTQVNSVMGKIQAKIPGAKRKEE, from the exons CGATTGACCTCCTGTACTGGAGGAACGTGAAGCAGTCGGGCGCCGTGTTCAGCAGCGTGCTCCTGCTCCTGTTCTCTCTGACCCAGTTCAGCGTGGTCAGTGTGGGAGCGTACTTGGCCCTGGCGGCCCTCTCAGCCACCATCAGCTTCAGGATCTACAAGTCCGTGCTGCAGGCTGTGCAGAAGACTGATGAGGGACACCCATTCAA AGCTTATCTGGAGATGGAGATCGCTCTGTCTCAGGACCAGATTAGTAAATACGCAGACAAAATCCTGCTGTGCAGCAACACCTGCATGAAGGAGCTCCGCCGGCTGTTCCTTGTACAAGACCTGATTGACTCCTTGAAG TTTGCAGTTCTGATGTGGCTGCTGACCTACGTGGGTGCTCTCTTCAACGGCCTGACACTGCTCATCCTAG CTGTGGTCTCCATGTTCACCCTGCCTGTGGTTTATGAGAAACATCAG GCACAAATTGATCAATACGTGGGACTAATACGGACCCAGGTCAACTCCGTGATGGGGAA GATCCAGGCAAAGATCCCCGGGGCCAAGAGGAAGGAGGAGTAG